From one Lolium rigidum isolate FL_2022 chromosome 4, APGP_CSIRO_Lrig_0.1, whole genome shotgun sequence genomic stretch:
- the LOC124707385 gene encoding uncharacterized protein LOC124707385: MEVATKWDRRYLNTLRDADYDSFDQYPVTADEEVSALKAEVMQARSRIHELEAESRSAKKKLDHMLRGLSEEKASWRSREHDKVRDIFDGVKEGLNRERKNRQRAELMNSKLVSELSELKSVAKRYLQDYEKERKARELMEEVCDELAKEIAEDKAEVEALKSESMKMRDEVEEERKMLQMAEVWREERVQMKLVDAKLTLDSKYSQLSDLQSEIEAFLRSHRGNSVDKETVRDAEMLKEAICSMKLHDIKEFSYKPPPASEDIFAVFEELRQREDTSEKEIGQCNGDTPISHATQIHTVSPETDIFLEKPSKKYPRQPCARNEEEDDSGWETVSHVDEHGSSNSPGGSEPSVNGFGGQNGASVSGTTDCDDCRSNSEISEVCSTTAEKFRKKGSSFARLWRSSNDNGRKKIGSELTNGRLSSGRISNSALSPTLKGSEVCTVSPSVGEWSPESVNPHVVRAMKGRIEWPQGAQKHNLKSGLMDSRVDSRKLQLRQALRQKI; this comes from the coding sequence ATGGAGGTGGCAACCAAGTGGGACCGTCGGTACCTGAACACATTGAGGGACGCCGACTACGACTCCTTTGACCAATATCCAGTGACTGCTGATGAGGAGGTCTCTGCACTAAAAGCAGAGGTTATGCAGGCCCGCAGCCGGATTCATGAGCTGGAAGCTGAGAGTCGGTCTGCAAAGAAAAAGCTTGATCACATGTTAAGGGGCCTTTCCGAGGAAAAGGCTTCCTGGAGGAGCAGGGAGCATGATAAGGTTCGGGACATCTTTGATGGTGTTAAAGAGGGTCTGAACCGGGAGAGGAAGAACCGACAAAGGGCAGAACTTATGAATTCCAAGTTGGTCAGTGAGCTATCCGAGTTGAAGTCTGTAGCAAAGCGGTACTTGCAAGATTATGAAAAGGAGAGAAAGGCCAGGGAGCTTATGGAGGAGGTGTGTGATGAATTAGCAAAGGAGATCGCGGAAGACAAAGCTGAGGTTGAGGCTCTGAAGAGTGAATCTATGAAGATGAgagatgaggtggaggaagaaaggAAGATGTTGCAGATGGCTGAGGTTTGGCGTGAAGAGAGAGTTCAGATGAAGCTTGTTGATGCAAAGCTGACTCTGGACAGCAAGTATTCACAGCTGAGCGACCTTCAGTCTGAGATCGAAGCTTTCCTCAGAAGCCACCGAGGAAATAGCGTAGATAAGGAAACAGTGAGAGATGCAGAAATGCTCAAGGAAGCAATTTGCTCTATGAAGCTTCATGATATCAAGGAGTTCTCTTACAAACCACCACCTGCTTCAGAGGACATTTTTGCTGTATTTGAGGAACTCAGACAGAGGGAAGATACTAGTGAGAAGGAGATTGGGCAGTGCAACGGAGATACCCCCATCAGTCATGCAACACAGATCCATACAGTGAGTCCTGAAACTGACATCTTCCTGGAGAAACCATCAAAGAAGTATCCCCGCCAACCCTGTGCAAGaaatgaagaggaagatgatagCGGATGGGAAACTGTTAGCCACGTCGATGAGCATGGCTCTAGCAACTCACCCGGTGGAAGTGAACCGTCAGTAAACGGCTTCGGTGGACAAAATGGTGCATCAGTGAGTGGAACAACGGACTGCGATGACTGCAGGTCAAATAGTGAGATCAGCGAAGTCTGTTCGACAACAGCAGAGAAGTTCCGGAAGAAAGGGTCTTCTTTCGCCAGGCTCTGGAGGTCATCAAACGACAATGGTCGCAAGAAAATAGGATCAGAACTGACGAACGGTAGGCTCTCAAGCGGCAGAATATCGAACTCCGCTCTCTCACCCACTCTGAAGGGCAGCGAAGTGTGCACGGTCTCACCAAGCGTAGGCGAGTGGAGCCCGGAGTCGGTAAACCCTCACGTGGTTCGGGCAATGAAAGGGCGCATAGAGTGGCCCCAAGGCGCGCAGAAGCACAACCTTAAGTCCGGCCTTATGGACTCGAGAGTCGACAGCCGCAAGCTCCAGCTCCGTCAAGCATTGAGGCAGAAGATATAG
- the LOC124707386 gene encoding protein translation factor SUI1 homolog, translating into MSDLDVTLPSAFDPFAEANAEDAGAGPGAKDYVHVRIQQRNGRKSLTTVQGLKKEYSYNKILKDLKKEFCCNGTVVQDPELGQVIQLQGDQRKNVATFLVQAGIAKKELIKIHGF; encoded by the exons ATGTCTGATCTCGACGTCACACTTCCATCTGCCTTCG ATCCGTTTGCCGAGGCAAATGCTGAGGATGCTGGTGCAGGCCCTGGAGCAAAAGATTATGTGCATGTGCGCATCCAGCAGCGCAACGGCAGGAAGAGTCTGACTACTGTTCAGGGCTTGAAGAAGGAGTACAGTTACAACAAGATCCTCAAGGATCTCAAGAAGGAATTCTGCTGCAATGGCACAGTAGTGCAGGATCCCGAGCTAGGCCAG GTCATTCAGCTTCAGGGTGATCAGCGTAAGAATGTTGCTACTTTCCTAGTTCAG GCTGGGATCGCGAAGAAGGAGCTCATCAAGATCCACGGCTTCTAA